A genome region from Erigeron canadensis isolate Cc75 chromosome 3, C_canadensis_v1, whole genome shotgun sequence includes the following:
- the LOC122594233 gene encoding poly(A)-specific ribonuclease PARN-like isoform X1, with protein MYKQKNVVLNHWLPPFPMVRRGRFLCSETSKFFNQKQTPTHRPIKQVTKSNFSDSLSQLKTQISGSDFVAVSLQKTGSYSSPWHRILPFDTAEIAYLKAKYAAERFQILQFAVCPFSIRADANHYKLIAHPFNFHLFPRDELKLGMPCYSFSCQPSYIASMAKEDFDFNVCIYDGISYLSRAQETAAKHLTGNPVSSNYAVQPSTTRSVADNVFVERIKSRVRNWISACKRSDMRSEDALVSSLRRLILGGEEYGSRPSLNIDVCSERQVQLVFEMVKSHYSNVVPLAITSKGGGTQFVRVVLTSSQEDRELLKKELRNMEEEQSRRLCGFREVIDFISASQKPIVAHNLLNVFHADFTFIHSKFLYPLPPTMDEFTSSLHSAFPDILDVNHLMKEISPLTKYSSLPAATSYLKRNFFAPIKMVIPQKGSMEESKNHGHGVVRISELFAKLCFILRILPQAEYHNPDGPSLKRYTNVFSPDSNNFQDSDEADDISIWTNNPMKISINNLVFLWGFRSGTSAGKLKNLLSKSHNLLSEDHAFDVRLVDNSCAVIVFWKDGLSEWFLDAIDSGDGLRELAAEGMMAAGYDTYKRICESEILGVDLADSLAEFDRISEAHTKEPQEVYWNSDLMINFDDL; from the exons ATGTATAAGCAAAAAAATGTGGTTCTGAACCATTGGCTGCCGCCATTTCCAATGGTGCGAAGAGGGCGCTTCTTGTGCAGTGAAACATCCAAGtttttcaaccaaaaacaaacgCCTACCCACCGGCCAATAAAACAAGTTACAAAATCCAATTTCTCCGATTCACTATCCCAACTTAAAACCCAAATATCCGGTTCCGATTTCGTGGCGGTTTCGTTGCAGAAAACGGGTAGTTATTCGTCGCCGTGGCATCGTATTCTGCCCTTTGACACGGCTGAAATCGCATACTTGAAAGCTAAATATGCTGCTGAAAGATTTCAGATTTTGCAGTTTGCTGTTTGCCCTTTTTCAATTAGGGCTGATGCTAATCATTATAAGCTTATTGCTCACCC GTTCAACTTCCATTTGTTCCCACGGGATGAGCTAAAACTAGGGATGCCATGTTATAGCTTTTCATGCCAACCATCGTATATAGCTTCAATGGCTAAAGAAGATTTTGATTTCAATGTTTGCATATATGATG GTATATCATACTTGTCCAGAGCACAAGAAACAGCGGCAAAACATTTGACAGGAAATCCAGTTTCAAGTAATTATGCGGTCCAACCTTCAACCACTCGCTCAGTTGCAGATAATGTGTTTGTTGAAAGGATTAAATCCAGGGTTCGGAACTGGATCAGTGCTTGTAAACGTTCAGACATGAGATCTGAAG ATGCTTTAGTTAGTTCTCTTAGGAGACTTATATTAGGAGGTGAAGAGTATGGATCAAGACCATCTTTAAATATAGATGTTTGCAGCGAACGTCAAGTACAGCTCGTATTTGAG ATGGTGAAGTCTCATTATTCAAATGTTGTACCTTTGGCAATCACCTCAAAAGGAGGAGGAACTCAATTTGTTCGGGTTGTTTTGACAAGTTCACAAGAAGATAGGGAACTTTTAAAG AAAGAGCTTAGAAACATGGAAGAGGAACAAAGCAGACGTCTGTGTGGCTTTCGAGAAGTGATTGATTTTATTTCTGCTTCTCAGAAACCTATAGTTGCCCACAACTTACTCAATG TGTTTCATGCAGATTTTACATTtatacattccaaatttctatATCCACTCCCACCCACGATGGATGAGTTCACAAGCTCGCTGCATTCAGCCTTCCCTGACATACTTGACGTCAATCATCTAATGAAGGAAATCAGCCCTCTAACTAAATATAGCAGCTTACCTGCAGCTACGTCTTACTTGAAAAGAAATTTCTTTGCACCTATTAAAATGGTGATTCCTCAAAAAG GTAGCATGGAGGAAAGCAAGAATCATGGTCATGGTGTGGTGAGAATAAGCGAGTTATTTGCTAAACTCTGCTTCATCCTAAGGATCCTGCCACAAGCCGAATACCACAACCCTGACGGGCCTTCTCTTAAACGCTACACAAATGTTTTCAGTCCGGATTCCAACAATTTCCAAGACTCTGATGAGGCCGATGACATCAGCATATGGACTAATAATCCAATGAAAATCAGCATCAACAATCTGGTTTTCCTTTGGGGTTTCAGAAGTGGCACATCTGCTGGTAAATTGAAGAATTTGCTCTCTAAGTCTCACAATCTGTTGTCTGAAGATCATGCTTTTGATGTTCGGCTAGTGGACAATAGTTGTGCTGTTATTGTGTTCTGGAAAGATGGACTGTCAGAATGGTTTCTTGATGCTATTGATTCTGGAGATGGGCTTAGGGAACTGGCGGCAGAAGGGATGATGGCTGCAGGCTATGACACATATAAGCGAATTTGTGAATCCGAGATATTAGGTGTAGATTTGGCTGATTCGTTAGCGGAGTTTGATAGGATATCGGAGGCTCATACAAAGGAGCCTCAAGAAGTATACTGGAATAGTGACCTGATGATTAACTTTGATGATCTCTGA
- the LOC122594233 gene encoding poly(A)-specific ribonuclease PARN-like isoform X2, translated as MYKQKNVVLNHWLPPFPMVRRGRFLCSETSKFFNQKQTPTHRPIKQVTKSNFSDSLSQLKTQISGSDFVAVSLQKTGSYSSPWHRILPFDTAEIAYLKAKYAAERFQILQFAVCPFSIRADANHYKLIAHPFNFHLFPRDELKLGMPCYSFSCQPSYIASMAKEDFDFNVCIYDGISYLSRAQETAAKHLTGNPVSSNYAVQPSTTRSVADNVFVERIKSRVRNWISACKRSDMRSEDALVSSLRRLILGGEEYGSRPSLNIDVCSERQVQLVFEMVKSHYSNVVPLAITSKGGGTQFVRVVLTSSQEDRELLKKELRNMEEEQSRRLCGFREVIDFISASQKPIVAHNLLNDFTFIHSKFLYPLPPTMDEFTSSLHSAFPDILDVNHLMKEISPLTKYSSLPAATSYLKRNFFAPIKMVIPQKGSMEESKNHGHGVVRISELFAKLCFILRILPQAEYHNPDGPSLKRYTNVFSPDSNNFQDSDEADDISIWTNNPMKISINNLVFLWGFRSGTSAGKLKNLLSKSHNLLSEDHAFDVRLVDNSCAVIVFWKDGLSEWFLDAIDSGDGLRELAAEGMMAAGYDTYKRICESEILGVDLADSLAEFDRISEAHTKEPQEVYWNSDLMINFDDL; from the exons ATGTATAAGCAAAAAAATGTGGTTCTGAACCATTGGCTGCCGCCATTTCCAATGGTGCGAAGAGGGCGCTTCTTGTGCAGTGAAACATCCAAGtttttcaaccaaaaacaaacgCCTACCCACCGGCCAATAAAACAAGTTACAAAATCCAATTTCTCCGATTCACTATCCCAACTTAAAACCCAAATATCCGGTTCCGATTTCGTGGCGGTTTCGTTGCAGAAAACGGGTAGTTATTCGTCGCCGTGGCATCGTATTCTGCCCTTTGACACGGCTGAAATCGCATACTTGAAAGCTAAATATGCTGCTGAAAGATTTCAGATTTTGCAGTTTGCTGTTTGCCCTTTTTCAATTAGGGCTGATGCTAATCATTATAAGCTTATTGCTCACCC GTTCAACTTCCATTTGTTCCCACGGGATGAGCTAAAACTAGGGATGCCATGTTATAGCTTTTCATGCCAACCATCGTATATAGCTTCAATGGCTAAAGAAGATTTTGATTTCAATGTTTGCATATATGATG GTATATCATACTTGTCCAGAGCACAAGAAACAGCGGCAAAACATTTGACAGGAAATCCAGTTTCAAGTAATTATGCGGTCCAACCTTCAACCACTCGCTCAGTTGCAGATAATGTGTTTGTTGAAAGGATTAAATCCAGGGTTCGGAACTGGATCAGTGCTTGTAAACGTTCAGACATGAGATCTGAAG ATGCTTTAGTTAGTTCTCTTAGGAGACTTATATTAGGAGGTGAAGAGTATGGATCAAGACCATCTTTAAATATAGATGTTTGCAGCGAACGTCAAGTACAGCTCGTATTTGAG ATGGTGAAGTCTCATTATTCAAATGTTGTACCTTTGGCAATCACCTCAAAAGGAGGAGGAACTCAATTTGTTCGGGTTGTTTTGACAAGTTCACAAGAAGATAGGGAACTTTTAAAG AAAGAGCTTAGAAACATGGAAGAGGAACAAAGCAGACGTCTGTGTGGCTTTCGAGAAGTGATTGATTTTATTTCTGCTTCTCAGAAACCTATAGTTGCCCACAACTTACTCAATG ATTTTACATTtatacattccaaatttctatATCCACTCCCACCCACGATGGATGAGTTCACAAGCTCGCTGCATTCAGCCTTCCCTGACATACTTGACGTCAATCATCTAATGAAGGAAATCAGCCCTCTAACTAAATATAGCAGCTTACCTGCAGCTACGTCTTACTTGAAAAGAAATTTCTTTGCACCTATTAAAATGGTGATTCCTCAAAAAG GTAGCATGGAGGAAAGCAAGAATCATGGTCATGGTGTGGTGAGAATAAGCGAGTTATTTGCTAAACTCTGCTTCATCCTAAGGATCCTGCCACAAGCCGAATACCACAACCCTGACGGGCCTTCTCTTAAACGCTACACAAATGTTTTCAGTCCGGATTCCAACAATTTCCAAGACTCTGATGAGGCCGATGACATCAGCATATGGACTAATAATCCAATGAAAATCAGCATCAACAATCTGGTTTTCCTTTGGGGTTTCAGAAGTGGCACATCTGCTGGTAAATTGAAGAATTTGCTCTCTAAGTCTCACAATCTGTTGTCTGAAGATCATGCTTTTGATGTTCGGCTAGTGGACAATAGTTGTGCTGTTATTGTGTTCTGGAAAGATGGACTGTCAGAATGGTTTCTTGATGCTATTGATTCTGGAGATGGGCTTAGGGAACTGGCGGCAGAAGGGATGATGGCTGCAGGCTATGACACATATAAGCGAATTTGTGAATCCGAGATATTAGGTGTAGATTTGGCTGATTCGTTAGCGGAGTTTGATAGGATATCGGAGGCTCATACAAAGGAGCCTCAAGAAGTATACTGGAATAGTGACCTGATGATTAACTTTGATGATCTCTGA
- the LOC122592466 gene encoding putative receptor-like protein kinase At4g00960, with protein sequence MSKFFSKQFFLVVPFYLIYSVKILILAQPAMVVEPICDDVNHFTTNSSFKTNLDRALAVLPTTNSGYGFFNSSSGQNPNTAHAIALCRGDTDSISCTNCVNYSIANLTTACPNQKTARVYYENCLLRYSGNNILRTTEVDFPIWDPSKDNATDPAGFHEDMLKLMDNLTVVAARGGPLLKYAADTMTRSDKTKIYGLVQCTPDLTSQQCSNCLKDAASVIAGPCCFGKIGVRVYFPMCYLRYENYRFYNDAPNIPSPPSPPPPWQPSPTGKKAHSTRIVTSIVIATAALVVIIASVCTFAMWKKKKRLEEIIEETYINLNADMSIIKPFEYDFCTVRAATNDFSEDNKIGQGGFGLVYKGKLDDGKLIAVKRLSRESGQGEQEFKNEVLLVAKLHHRNLVGLLGFSIEDTERVLIYEYFPNESLDKYIFDPNKRTFLEWDNSYKVIEGIARGLLYLHEDSRLRIIHRDLKASNILLDGEMNAKITDFGMARLFDPDVTQFKTSRIVGTYGYMSPEYVLYGEYSVKSDVFSFGVLILEIITGQRIQSFKDKDGNSNYLLSYAWRCWRDGTASDIIDPILLKGPNSFTDILRSIHIALLCIQKNVADRPTMSLVVLMLSSVSLTLQVPSEPAFFIHDNVENIATPINEYDASVEKGNRRSGSSQFSVNEATISEMNPR encoded by the exons ATGTCAAAATTCTTTAgcaaacaattttttttggtGGTCCCATTTTATCTTATTTACTCGGTGAAAATTCTCATCCTAGCTCAACCAGCTATGGTTGTCGAACCAATCTGTGACGATGTCAACCATTTCACAACAAACAGTAGTTTCAAAACGAATCTTGATCGTGCCCTTGCCGTTCTTCCCACCACCAACTCGGGTTATGGGTTTTTTAATAGCTCGTCGGGCCAAAATCCCAATACAGCCCATGCCATAGCCCTTTGTCGGGGCGACACTGACTCTATTTCATGTACTAATTGTGTAAATTACTCTATTGCGAACTTGACTACGGCTTGCCCCAATCAGAAAACAGCACGTGTATATTATGAAAATTGCTTGCTTAGGTACTCCGGTAATAATATTTTGAGAACTACCGAAGTAGATTTTCCTATATGGGATCCGAGCAAGGATAATGCTACGGATCCTGCCGGATTCCATGAGGATATGTTAAAATTGATGGACAACTTGACTGTTGTTGCGGCTAGGGGTGGTCCGTTGTTGAAATACGCTGCAGACACAATGACACGGTCTGATAAAACCAAGATTTACGGGCTTGTGCAGTGTACCCCGGATCTAACCAGCCAACAATGTAGTAATTGCTTGAAAGATGCTGCTAGTGTAATAGCTGGCCCTTGCTGTTTTGGGAAAATTGGGGTGAGGGTATATTTCCCTATGTGCTATTTAAGGTATGAAAATTATCGGTTTTATAATGACGCGCCCAATATTCCTTCACCtccgtctccaccaccaccgtGGCAACCATCTCCAACCG GAAAAAAGGCACACTCAACTCGGATAGTAACATCTATCGTCATTGCCACGGCTGCTTTGGTGGTAATAATCGCCTCTGTTTGCACCTTTGCCAtgtggaagaagaaaaaaagactAGAAGAAATTATAGAAGAAACTTATATAA atCTAAATGCAGATATGAGCATCATCAAACCTTTTGAATATGATTTTTGTACGGTGAGGGCAGCAACAAATGATTTTTCCGAAGACAATAAGATCGGACAAGGTGGATTTGGATTGGTTTACaag GGAAAGCTTGATGATGGAAAATTAATAGCTGTGAAGAGGCTGTCAAGGGAATCTGGACAAGGTGAACAAGAATTCAAGAATGAGGTGTTGTTAGTCGCTAAGCTTCACCATCGCAACTTAGTTGGATTGCTTGGTTTCAGCATAGAAGACACGGAAAGAGTCCTCATTTACGAGTATTTTCCGAATGAAAGtctagataaatatatattcg ATCCAAACAAGCGAACATTTCTTGAATGGGATAATAGCTACAAAGTTATAGAAGGCATTGCTAGAGGACTACTTTACCTTCACGAAGACTCGCGTCTAAGAATCATCCATCGTGATCTGAAAGCTAGTAACATTTTGTTGGATGGTGAAATGAATGCCAAAATCACAGATTTTGGTATGGCAAGATTGTTCGACCCGGATGTAACTCAATTCAAGACAAGCAGGATAGTCGGAACCTA TGGTTATATGTCTCCGGAATATGTGTTGTACGGTGAATACTCAGTGAAGTCGGACGTTTTCAGCTTTGGAGTGTTGATATTAGAGATAATAACAGGTCAACGAATCCAAAGTTTCAAAGACAAGGATGGTAATAGTAACTACCTTCTTAGCTAT GCGTGGAGATGTTGGCGAGATGGAACTGCATCGGATATAATAGATCCCATATTGCTGAAAGGACCGAACTCATTTACAGACATCCTTAGAAGCATTCACATTGCATTATTATGCATTCAGAAAAATGTTGCAGACAGACCAACCATGTCTTTGGTTGTTCTTATGCTCAGTAGTGTCTCCCTCACTCTCCAAGTACCATCAGAGCCGGCGTTTTTTATTCACGATAATGTTGAGAACATAGCAACACCCATTAATGAATACGATGCTTCAGTAGAGAAGGGTAATAGAAGATCTGGATCATCCCAGTTTTCAGTAAATGAGGCTACTATCTCAGAGATGAATCCTCGGTAG